In Pseudomonas fakonensis, one DNA window encodes the following:
- a CDS encoding tRNA dihydrouridine synthase produces MQIALAPMEGLVDNILRDVLTRVGGIDWCVTEFIRVCDRLLPESSFDKLAPELRQGARTAAGVPMRVQLLGSDPVCLAENAVLACELGAPVIDLNFGCPAKTVNKSRGGAVLLKEPELLHAIVHEVRRQVPAHIPVTAKMRLGFDSPDGALDCGIALAEGGAEHLVVHARTKVEGYKPPAHWEWVARVQDVVKVPVFANGEIWTVDDWRRCREVSGAEHIMLGRGLVSCPDLALQIAAARDGRDYQPMSWYELLPLLREFWRQAQAKLSPRYAPGRMKQWMAMLTRAYPEAVAMFAELRREDDCARIGVLLGCQQAAEAVVA; encoded by the coding sequence ATGCAAATTGCCCTGGCCCCGATGGAAGGGCTGGTCGACAACATCCTGCGCGACGTCCTGACCCGGGTCGGCGGCATCGACTGGTGTGTCACCGAGTTCATCCGCGTCTGCGACCGCCTGCTGCCGGAGTCCTCGTTCGACAAGCTCGCCCCTGAGCTTCGCCAGGGCGCGCGCACCGCTGCCGGGGTGCCGATGCGTGTGCAACTGCTGGGTTCTGACCCGGTGTGCCTGGCCGAAAACGCGGTGTTGGCCTGCGAGCTGGGAGCGCCGGTGATCGACCTGAACTTCGGTTGCCCGGCCAAGACAGTGAACAAGTCGCGCGGTGGCGCGGTGCTGCTCAAGGAGCCCGAACTGCTGCACGCCATCGTGCACGAGGTGCGCCGCCAGGTGCCGGCGCATATCCCGGTCACCGCCAAGATGCGCCTGGGCTTCGACAGCCCGGACGGCGCGCTGGACTGCGGCATTGCCCTGGCCGAAGGCGGCGCCGAGCACCTGGTGGTGCATGCCCGCACCAAGGTCGAGGGCTACAAGCCGCCGGCGCATTGGGAGTGGGTGGCGCGGGTGCAGGATGTGGTCAAGGTGCCGGTGTTCGCCAATGGCGAAATCTGGACCGTCGACGACTGGCGGCGTTGCCGCGAGGTGAGTGGCGCCGAGCACATCATGCTCGGCCGCGGGCTGGTGTCATGCCCCGACCTGGCGTTGCAGATCGCCGCCGCGCGCGATGGCCGTGACTACCAGCCGATGAGCTGGTACGAGCTGCTGCCCTTGCTGCGCGAGTTCTGGCGCCAGGCCCAGGCCAAGCTGTCGCCGCGCTATGCACCGGGGCGCATGAAGCAGTGGATGGCGATGCTGACCCGCGCTTACCCCGAGGCGGTGGCGATGTTTGCCGAGCTGCGGCGCGAGGATGATTGTGCGCGGATCGGGGTGTTGCTGGGATGTCAGCAAGCAGCTGAGGCTGTTGTCGCCTGA
- a CDS encoding LysR family transcriptional regulator, translating into MDLANLSAFIAIAETGSFSGAGERLHLTQPAISKRIAGLEQQLDVRLFDRLGREVTLTEAGRALLPRAYQILNVLDDTRRALTNLTGQVSGRLTLATSHHIGLHRLPPLLRAFTRQYPAVALDIQFMDSEAAYDEILHGRAEIAVITLAPEPHHLVRATPVWDDALDFVAAPEHPLARDGNVALADVARHPAVFPGGNTFTHHIVQRLFESQGLTPNIAMSTNYLETIKMMVSIGLAWSVLPRTMLDEQVAPIALPGIQLSRQLGYILHTERTLSNAARAFMALLDSHAGCD; encoded by the coding sequence ATGGACCTCGCCAACCTCAGCGCCTTCATCGCCATCGCCGAAACCGGCAGCTTCTCCGGGGCGGGCGAGCGCCTGCACCTGACCCAGCCGGCCATCAGCAAACGCATCGCCGGGCTTGAGCAGCAACTGGACGTACGGCTGTTCGACCGCCTGGGCCGCGAAGTGACCCTGACCGAGGCCGGCCGCGCCCTGCTGCCCCGCGCCTACCAGATTCTCAACGTACTGGATGATACCCGACGGGCACTGACCAACCTCACCGGGCAGGTGAGCGGTAGGCTGACCCTGGCCACCAGCCATCACATCGGCCTGCACCGCTTGCCGCCGCTGCTGCGCGCCTTTACCCGCCAATACCCGGCGGTGGCGCTGGATATTCAGTTCATGGACTCGGAAGCGGCCTACGACGAAATTCTGCATGGCCGCGCGGAAATCGCCGTGATCACCCTGGCGCCGGAGCCGCACCACCTGGTGCGCGCCACCCCGGTGTGGGATGACGCCCTGGACTTCGTCGCCGCCCCCGAGCACCCGCTGGCACGCGACGGCAACGTGGCGCTGGCCGATGTCGCGCGCCACCCGGCGGTATTCCCCGGCGGCAACACCTTTACCCACCACATCGTCCAGCGCCTGTTCGAAAGCCAGGGCCTGACACCGAACATCGCCATGAGCACCAACTACCTGGAAACCATCAAGATGATGGTTTCCATTGGCCTGGCGTGGAGTGTGCTGCCACGTACTATGCTCGATGAGCAGGTCGCGCCCATCGCCTTGCCCGGCATACAGCTGTCGCGCCAGCTAGGCTACATTTTGCACACCGAACGTACGCTGTCGAACGCGGCCAGGGCTTTCATGGCCCTGCTCGACAGCCACGCAGGGTGCGACTGA
- the gltX gene encoding glutamate--tRNA ligase, translating to MTTVRTRIAPSPTGDPHVGTAYIALFNYCFAKQHGGEFILRIEDTDQLRSTRESEQQIFDALRWLGIEWNEGPDVGGPHGPYRQSERGEIYAKYAKELVDAGHAFYCFCTAEELEQMRAEQMARGETPRYDGRALLLSDEEVQRRLAAGEQHVIRMKVPSEGICVVPDMLRGDVEIPWDRMDMQVLMKNDGLPTYFLANVVDDHLMGITHVLRGEEWLPSAPKLIKLYEYFGWEQPKLCYMPLLRNPDKSKLSKRKNPTSVTFYERMGFMPEAMLNYLGRMGWSMPDEREKFSLAEMVEHFDLSRISLGGPIFDIEKLSWLNGQWLRELPVEEFAARVQRWAFNSQYMMQIAPHVQGRVETFSQIAPLGGFFFEGALKLDAKLFESKKLSADQVRQVVQLILWKLESLRQWEKERITGCIQAVVEALELKLRDAMPLMFAAITGQASSVSVLDAMEILGPDLTRYRLRQALDLLGGVSKKENKEWEKLLANIA from the coding sequence ATGACCACCGTTCGCACGCGTATCGCGCCATCGCCCACCGGCGACCCCCATGTCGGCACCGCCTACATCGCCCTGTTCAACTACTGCTTTGCCAAGCAGCACGGCGGTGAGTTCATCCTGCGTATCGAAGACACCGACCAGTTGCGCTCCACCCGCGAGTCGGAGCAGCAGATCTTCGACGCCCTGCGCTGGCTGGGTATCGAGTGGAATGAAGGCCCGGACGTCGGCGGCCCGCACGGCCCGTACCGGCAGAGCGAGCGTGGCGAGATCTACGCCAAATACGCCAAGGAGCTGGTCGATGCCGGCCACGCGTTCTATTGCTTCTGCACCGCCGAAGAGCTGGAGCAGATGCGCGCCGAGCAGATGGCCCGCGGCGAAACCCCACGCTACGACGGCCGCGCATTGCTGCTGAGCGACGAAGAAGTCCAGCGCCGCCTGGCCGCCGGCGAGCAGCACGTGATCCGCATGAAGGTGCCGAGCGAAGGCATCTGCGTGGTGCCGGACATGCTGCGTGGTGATGTCGAGATCCCGTGGGACCGCATGGACATGCAGGTGCTGATGAAGAACGACGGCCTGCCGACGTACTTCCTGGCCAACGTGGTCGACGACCACCTGATGGGCATCACCCACGTGCTGCGCGGCGAAGAGTGGCTGCCGTCGGCACCCAAGCTGATCAAACTGTACGAGTACTTCGGCTGGGAGCAACCCAAGCTGTGCTACATGCCGCTGCTGCGCAACCCCGACAAGTCCAAGCTGTCCAAGCGCAAGAACCCGACCTCGGTCACCTTCTACGAGCGCATGGGCTTCATGCCCGAGGCGATGCTCAACTACCTGGGCCGCATGGGCTGGTCGATGCCCGACGAGCGCGAGAAGTTCTCCCTCGCCGAAATGGTCGAGCACTTCGACCTGTCGCGCATCTCCCTGGGCGGGCCGATCTTCGACATCGAGAAGCTCAGCTGGCTGAATGGCCAGTGGCTGCGTGAACTGCCGGTTGAAGAGTTTGCCGCGCGGGTGCAGAGGTGGGCGTTCAACAGCCAGTACATGATGCAGATTGCCCCGCATGTTCAGGGCCGGGTCGAGACCTTCAGCCAGATCGCCCCGCTGGGCGGTTTCTTCTTCGAAGGCGCGTTGAAGCTGGACGCCAAGCTGTTCGAAAGCAAAAAGCTGTCGGCCGACCAGGTGCGTCAAGTAGTGCAGTTGATCCTGTGGAAGCTCGAGAGCCTGCGCCAGTGGGAGAAAGAGCGCATCACCGGCTGCATCCAGGCGGTGGTCGAAGCGCTGGAGCTCAAGCTGCGTGACGCCATGCCGCTGATGTTCGCCGCCATCACCGGGCAAGCCAGCTCGGTGTCGGTGCTCGATGCCATGGAAATCCTCGGCCCCGACCTGACCCGTTACCGCCTGCGCCAGGCCCTGGACCTGCTGGGTGGTGTGTCGAAGAAAGAAAACAAGGAATGGGAAAAGCTGCTGGCGAACATTGCCTGA
- a CDS encoding acyl-CoA thioesterase: MTWDLAAAPFIIDLRVGSEDIDGLGHANNAVYVTWLERCAWRHSQRLGLDLAEYRRLDRAMAVVRHEIDYLAAGYENDELQLATWIVDWDQRLRMTRRFQLKRPSDGVTLLRAQTTFACIELSTGKPRRMPAEFLEGYGPALIGS, from the coding sequence ATGACCTGGGATCTGGCAGCAGCACCCTTCATCATCGACCTGCGCGTCGGCAGCGAGGATATCGATGGCCTCGGCCATGCCAACAACGCGGTCTACGTCACCTGGCTCGAGCGCTGCGCCTGGCGCCACTCTCAGCGCCTGGGCCTGGACCTGGCCGAATACCGTCGCCTGGACCGGGCCATGGCCGTTGTGCGCCATGAAATCGACTACCTTGCCGCCGGCTACGAAAATGACGAGCTGCAACTGGCCACCTGGATCGTCGACTGGGACCAGCGCCTGCGCATGACCCGTCGCTTCCAGCTCAAGCGCCCGAGCGATGGCGTCACCCTGCTGCGCGCGCAAACCACCTTCGCTTGCATCGAGCTGTCCACCGGCAAGCCGCGGCGTATGCCGGCAGAGTTTCTCGAGGGCTACGGCCCGGCGCTGATCGGCAGCTGA
- a CDS encoding Hsp20 family protein, whose translation MTTAFSLAPLFRHSVGFDRFNDLFESAARNEAGSSYPPYNVEKHGEDQYRIVVAAAGFQEQDLDLQVEKGVLTVTGGKRENATASGVTYLHQGIAQRAFKLSFRLADHIEVKGAGLANGLLSIELLRVVPEEAKAKRIPINGEKPVLN comes from the coding sequence ATGACTACCGCTTTCTCCCTCGCTCCACTGTTCCGCCATTCTGTTGGCTTCGACCGTTTCAACGACCTGTTCGAGTCCGCAGCCCGTAACGAGGCCGGTAGCAGCTACCCGCCCTACAACGTGGAAAAACATGGCGAAGACCAATACCGCATCGTGGTTGCCGCAGCCGGCTTCCAGGAGCAAGACCTCGACCTGCAGGTTGAAAAGGGCGTGCTGACCGTGACCGGCGGCAAGCGCGAAAACGCCACCGCCAGCGGTGTCACCTACCTGCACCAGGGTATCGCCCAGCGCGCCTTCAAGCTGTCGTTCCGCCTGGCGGACCACATCGAGGTCAAGGGCGCGGGCCTGGCCAACGGCCTGCTCAGCATCGAACTGCTGCGCGTGGTACCGGAAGAAGCCAAGGCCAAGCGCATCCCGATCAATGGCGAAAAGCCTGTGCTGAACTAA
- a CDS encoding TetR/AcrR family transcriptional regulator, which yields MTDKKAKTRERILDAARSALIQQGPAEPSVSQVMGAAGLTVGGFYAHFDSKDELMLEAFSQLLAERRALLASVDPSLDGAGRRALVAAFYLSRKHRDAEVQACPIPNALSEMQRLPESFRQVLIEHIELMTAQMVDRPEEIDKALADFALMVGGLAVARALGDGELSDRILRAAKSAII from the coding sequence ATGACCGACAAGAAGGCCAAGACCCGCGAACGCATCCTCGATGCCGCGCGCAGTGCGTTGATCCAGCAGGGGCCGGCCGAGCCCAGCGTCAGCCAGGTGATGGGCGCTGCGGGGCTGACGGTAGGTGGCTTTTACGCCCACTTCGACAGCAAGGACGAGCTGATGCTCGAGGCCTTCAGCCAGTTGCTCGCCGAGCGCCGCGCCTTGCTCGCCAGTGTCGACCCAAGCCTCGACGGTGCCGGACGCCGGGCCCTGGTGGCAGCGTTTTACTTGTCGCGCAAGCATCGCGACGCCGAAGTGCAGGCCTGCCCCATCCCCAACGCCCTCAGCGAAATGCAGCGCCTGCCAGAAAGCTTTCGCCAGGTACTGATCGAGCACATTGAGCTGATGACTGCACAAATGGTCGACCGCCCCGAAGAGATCGACAAGGCCCTGGCCGACTTCGCCCTGATGGTTGGCGGCCTGGCCGTGGCCCGCGCCCTGGGCGATGGCGAGCTGTCCGACCGCATCCTGCGCGCCGCAAAGTCGGCGATTATCTAA
- a CDS encoding PAS domain S-box protein encodes MPKSANRFPRLPRIPAADPQESEQAWQNAPQLLAALNGARLGAWLWDIDSGRISWSRGTQALFGFDPLRPMPNDVDYLDLLPEEDRARTRQAFQAVVNGEPIEQAMRHRIRWPDGSMHWLEINGSLTHDAHGRRQMIGVIREITRQRERETALINSEKRFATLFHLSPNAILLTRRHDGLIIEVNQHFEDMFGWPGPQVVGKTSVELGLWVNPEQRYQVLEATRAGSGPLIMEVQFRATSGKVHDGILCTQGIELEGITYLISTFVDTTERKRAEQALKDSQERLDLALDSAQLGTWDWHIPSGMLYGSARAAQLHGLDPVPFHESFEAFFEGVPDHEREVMRHAYRSLREGPAGNYQITYRVELENGGSRYIESRARLYRDDQGNPLRMAGTLLDITDQVEREQRLSASEEKFASLFQVSPDPICVTRQDTGQFIEINPAFSQTFGWSAEQVLGHTAEELGLWAESAERAQRIERVIRDQALSNVAVGIKHRNGTPLTCVISSRLISVDNQPCSVTTLRDITQQQRAEAALKASEEKFAKAFHSSPDAITITERQSGRYLEVNDGFTRLTGYSAAEVVGRSVFDVGIWADNKQRAALLNELREHGRVHHREMLGRNKRGDILTVEVSVEPISLNETDCLLLTARDVSLLKNAQAQIRHLAYHDPLTNLPNRALLMDRLSQQIALLKRHNLRGALLFLDLDHFKHINDSLGHPVGDTVLKIITARLEASVRLEDTVARLGGDEFVVLLSGLDGSRELVESKVRELADTLRELLAEPMSLDGQRLQVTPSIGVALIPDHGATPADLLKRADIALYRAKDSGRNTTQLFHTTMQKAASERLRMESDLRLALARGELALHFQPQVDARENRIVGAEVLLRWHHPQLGQQPPGQFIQVLEESGLILEVGSWILDEACDACARMLEDGLIDADDFSLCVNISPRQFRQNDFVERVLRSLDDYRLPRRMLKLEITEGIVIQNLEDTISKMRELKRYGVSFAMDDFGTGYSSLTYLKRLPVDALKIDQTFVRDAPIDPNDAEIVRAIVAMARSLELAVIAEGVELTEQLEFLERLGCHLYQGYLHSRPLPLPEFRQMLLEAPADY; translated from the coding sequence ATGCCCAAATCAGCAAACCGCTTTCCGCGCCTGCCGCGCATTCCCGCGGCCGACCCCCAGGAATCCGAACAGGCCTGGCAGAATGCACCGCAGTTGCTGGCCGCGCTCAACGGTGCGCGCCTGGGCGCCTGGCTGTGGGATATCGACAGTGGCCGCATCAGCTGGTCGCGGGGTACCCAGGCGCTGTTCGGCTTCGACCCGCTGCGACCGATGCCCAACGACGTCGACTACCTCGACCTGCTGCCCGAAGAGGACCGCGCCCGCACCCGCCAGGCGTTCCAGGCGGTGGTCAACGGTGAACCGATCGAACAGGCCATGCGCCACCGCATCCGCTGGCCGGACGGCAGCATGCACTGGCTGGAGATCAACGGCAGCCTGACCCATGACGCCCACGGCCGGCGACAGATGATCGGGGTGATTCGCGAGATCACCCGCCAGCGCGAGCGGGAAACCGCGTTGATCAACTCGGAAAAACGCTTTGCCACGCTGTTCCACCTCAGCCCCAACGCCATTTTGCTGACCCGCCGCCACGACGGCCTGATCATCGAGGTCAACCAGCACTTCGAGGACATGTTCGGCTGGCCCGGCCCGCAGGTGGTGGGCAAGACCAGCGTCGAGCTGGGCCTGTGGGTCAACCCCGAGCAGCGCTACCAGGTGCTGGAGGCCACCCGCGCCGGCAGCGGGCCGCTGATCATGGAGGTGCAGTTCCGCGCCACCAGCGGCAAGGTCCATGACGGCATCCTGTGCACCCAGGGTATCGAGCTCGAGGGTATCACCTACCTGATCAGCACCTTCGTCGACACCACCGAGCGCAAGCGCGCCGAGCAGGCGCTCAAGGACAGCCAGGAGCGCCTGGACCTGGCGCTGGATTCGGCGCAGCTGGGCACCTGGGACTGGCACATCCCCAGCGGCATGCTGTATGGCTCGGCCCGTGCGGCGCAGTTGCACGGGCTGGACCCGGTGCCCTTCCATGAATCGTTCGAGGCGTTTTTCGAGGGTGTGCCGGACCACGAGCGCGAGGTCATGCGCCACGCCTACCGCAGCCTGCGCGAAGGGCCGGCGGGCAATTACCAGATCACCTACCGGGTCGAGCTGGAAAACGGCGGCTCGCGCTATATCGAAAGCCGCGCCCGGCTGTACCGCGACGACCAGGGCAACCCGCTGCGCATGGCCGGCACCCTGCTCGACATCACCGACCAGGTGGAGCGCGAGCAGCGCCTGAGCGCCTCGGAAGAAAAATTCGCCAGCCTGTTCCAGGTCAGCCCCGACCCGATCTGCGTCACCCGCCAGGACACCGGCCAGTTCATCGAAATCAACCCCGCGTTCAGCCAGACCTTCGGCTGGAGCGCCGAACAGGTGCTCGGCCACACCGCCGAAGAACTGGGCCTGTGGGCCGAGTCTGCCGAGCGCGCCCAGCGCATCGAGCGGGTGATCCGCGACCAGGCGCTGAGCAACGTCGCAGTGGGTATCAAGCACCGCAATGGCACGCCGCTGACCTGCGTGATCTCCAGCCGGCTGATCAGCGTCGACAACCAGCCGTGCAGCGTCACCACCCTGCGCGACATCACCCAGCAGCAACGCGCCGAAGCTGCGCTCAAGGCCAGTGAAGAGAAGTTCGCCAAGGCCTTCCACTCCAGCCCCGACGCCATCACCATCACCGAGCGCCAGAGCGGCCGCTACCTGGAGGTGAACGACGGTTTCACCCGCCTGACCGGCTACAGCGCCGCCGAGGTGGTCGGGCGCTCGGTGTTCGATGTCGGCATCTGGGCCGACAACAAGCAACGCGCCGCCCTGCTCAACGAACTGCGCGAGCATGGCCGGGTGCACCACCGTGAAATGCTCGGGCGCAACAAGCGCGGCGACATTCTTACCGTGGAGGTATCAGTGGAGCCGATCAGCCTCAACGAGACCGACTGCCTGCTGCTGACTGCGCGGGATGTAAGCCTGCTGAAGAACGCCCAGGCGCAGATCCGCCACCTGGCCTACCACGACCCGCTGACCAACCTGCCCAATCGCGCGCTGCTGATGGACCGCCTGAGCCAGCAGATCGCCCTGCTCAAGCGCCACAACCTGCGCGGTGCACTGCTGTTCCTGGACCTTGACCATTTCAAGCACATCAACGATTCCCTCGGCCACCCGGTGGGCGACACGGTGCTCAAGATCATCACCGCCCGCCTTGAGGCCAGCGTGCGCCTGGAAGATACCGTGGCGCGCCTGGGCGGCGACGAGTTCGTGGTGTTGCTGAGCGGGCTGGACGGCAGCCGCGAGCTGGTGGAAAGCAAGGTACGCGAGCTGGCCGACACCCTGCGCGAGCTGCTGGCCGAGCCCATGTCGCTGGATGGCCAGCGCCTGCAGGTGACCCCGAGCATCGGCGTGGCGCTGATCCCCGACCATGGCGCCACCCCGGCCGACCTGCTCAAGCGCGCCGACATTGCCCTGTACCGGGCCAAGGATTCCGGGCGCAACACCACCCAGCTGTTCCACACCACCATGCAAAAGGCCGCCAGCGAGCGCCTGCGCATGGAAAGCGACCTGCGCCTGGCCCTGGCCCGCGGCGAGCTGGCCCTGCACTTCCAGCCGCAAGTGGATGCCCGGGAAAACCGCATCGTCGGTGCCGAGGTGCTGCTGCGCTGGCACCACCCGCAACTGGGCCAGCAGCCGCCAGGGCAGTTCATTCAAGTACTCGAAGAAAGCGGCCTGATTCTCGAGGTAGGCAGCTGGATCCTCGACGAAGCCTGCGACGCCTGTGCGCGCATGCTCGAGGACGGGCTGATCGACGCCGACGATTTCAGCCTGTGCGTGAACATAAGCCCCAGGCAGTTCCGCCAGAATGATTTCGTCGAGCGGGTGCTGCGCAGCCTGGACGACTACCGCCTGCCGCGGCGCATGCTCAAGCTGGAGATCACCGAGGGTATCGTCATCCAGAACCTCGAAGACACCATCAGCAAGATGCGCGAGCTAAAGCGCTACGGGGTGAGCTTTGCCATGGACGATTTCGGCACCGGTTACTCGTCGCTGACCTACCTCAAGCGCCTGCCGGTGGATGCACTGAAGATCGACCAGACCTTCGTGCGCGACGCGCCCATCGACCCCAACGACGCCGAGATCGTTCGCGCCATCGTGGCCATGGCCCGCAGCCTGGAGTTGGCGGTAATTGCCGAAGGGGTGGAACTGACCGAGCAGCTGGAGTTTCTCGAGCGCTTGGGTTGCCACCTGTACCAGGGCTACCTGCACAGCCGCCCGCTGCCGCTGCCGGAGTTTCGACAGATGCTGCTGGAGGCGCCGGCGGATTATTGA
- a CDS encoding HlyD family secretion protein: MPAQLKRRLLVFITLVALVGLAFLAHWYFKGRFFESTDNAYVQGEITRISSQLGARIDAVQVEDNQHVNKGDLLVRLEVADFELAVARARAALATREAELVQAQSRLTQQGSLIAAGQAQVAANQATLDRSQLDLNRAQALRKPGFVSEERVTTLSAESHVARSQVDKAQADLKGQRQQVDALSAELKRLDAQIANARADLAQAELNLTRCEIRAPISGTIGQRSARNGQVVQAGAYLLSVVPDEDIWVQANFKETQIGKMHPGQRAELVFDSYPDSPIEGRVESLFAASGAQFSLLPPDNATGNFTKVVQRIPVKLTFAADNPLHGRIRPGMSVTATVDLRDESNDGR; encoded by the coding sequence ATGCCTGCCCAACTCAAACGTCGCCTGCTGGTCTTCATCACCCTGGTCGCCCTGGTCGGCCTCGCCTTCCTGGCCCACTGGTATTTCAAGGGGCGTTTCTTCGAGAGCACCGACAACGCCTACGTCCAGGGCGAAATCACCCGCATCTCCAGCCAGCTCGGGGCACGCATCGACGCGGTACAGGTGGAAGACAACCAGCACGTGAACAAGGGCGACCTGCTGGTACGCCTGGAGGTGGCCGACTTCGAACTGGCCGTGGCCCGCGCCCGCGCCGCACTGGCCACCCGCGAAGCAGAACTTGTGCAAGCGCAGAGCCGCCTTACCCAGCAAGGCAGCCTGATTGCCGCAGGCCAGGCCCAGGTAGCGGCCAACCAGGCCACCCTGGACCGCTCGCAGCTGGACCTGAACCGCGCCCAGGCGCTGCGCAAGCCCGGCTTCGTTTCCGAAGAACGGGTCACTACCCTCTCGGCAGAAAGCCACGTCGCCCGCTCGCAGGTAGACAAGGCCCAGGCCGACCTCAAGGGCCAGCGCCAGCAGGTCGATGCCCTGAGCGCCGAACTCAAGCGCCTGGATGCACAGATCGCCAATGCCCGCGCCGACCTGGCCCAGGCCGAGCTCAACCTGACCCGCTGCGAAATCCGCGCACCCATCAGCGGCACCATCGGCCAGCGCAGCGCGCGCAATGGCCAGGTGGTGCAGGCCGGCGCCTACCTGCTGTCCGTGGTGCCCGACGAAGACATCTGGGTGCAGGCCAACTTCAAGGAAACCCAAATCGGCAAGATGCACCCCGGCCAGCGCGCCGAGCTGGTGTTCGACAGCTACCCCGACAGCCCCATCGAAGGCCGCGTCGAAAGCCTGTTCGCCGCCTCCGGCGCGCAATTCAGCCTGCTGCCGCCAGACAACGCCACCGGCAACTTCACCAAGGTGGTGCAGCGCATCCCGGTGAAGCTGACATTCGCCGCCGACAACCCGCTGCATGGCCGCATTCGCCCGGGCATGTCGGTCACCGCCACCGTCGACCTGCGCGACGAGAGCAACGATGGCCGGTGA
- a CDS encoding alpha/beta fold hydrolase → MTTLSWIRGVNGTLGHLAPEHVAGRMRRAFMTPRNLPPRQWELPLLGRAERITLRFGLSALRWGQGPTVLLMHGWEGRPTQFAALIETLVAAGHTVVSLEGPAHGRSPGSQAHVVLFARALLEAAAELPPLRAVIGHSMGGASVLLALQWGLRAEAAVSIAAPAQLLGVLRGFARHLGLPARARAAFIRQVEQDVGMQVARLDVSGYQLDLPGLVVHARDDALVPASESQVIHKAWFDSRLLLLEEGGHQRVLADPRLGEAVLELLARSTQNALRTA, encoded by the coding sequence ATGACTACCCTGAGCTGGATTCGCGGCGTCAACGGCACCCTCGGCCACTTGGCCCCCGAACATGTCGCCGGGCGCATGCGCCGCGCCTTCATGACCCCGCGCAACCTGCCGCCCAGGCAGTGGGAGTTGCCGCTGCTGGGCAGGGCCGAGCGCATCACCCTGCGCTTTGGCCTGTCGGCGTTGCGCTGGGGGCAGGGGCCGACTGTGCTGTTGATGCATGGTTGGGAAGGGCGCCCGACCCAGTTCGCCGCGTTGATCGAAACCCTGGTTGCTGCCGGGCACACGGTGGTGTCGTTGGAGGGCCCGGCCCATGGCCGTTCGCCAGGCAGCCAGGCGCATGTCGTGCTGTTCGCCCGCGCCTTGCTGGAAGCTGCCGCTGAACTGCCGCCGTTGCGCGCAGTGATCGGTCACTCCATGGGTGGCGCCAGCGTGCTGCTGGCGTTGCAGTGGGGGCTGCGCGCGGAGGCAGCGGTAAGCATTGCCGCGCCGGCTCAACTGCTGGGCGTGCTGCGCGGCTTTGCCCGGCACCTGGGTTTGCCGGCACGGGCCAGGGCGGCGTTCATTCGCCAGGTCGAGCAGGATGTCGGCATGCAGGTGGCGCGCCTGGATGTCAGCGGCTATCAGCTCGACCTGCCGGGCCTGGTGGTGCACGCCCGTGACGACGCGCTGGTGCCGGCCAGTGAATCGCAGGTCATTCACAAGGCCTGGTTCGATAGCCGCCTGCTGCTGCTGGAGGAGGGTGGCCACCAGCGCGTGCTGGCCGACCCGCGGCTGGGCGAGGCAGTGCTGGAATTGCTCGCGCGCAGTACGCAGAACGCCCTGCGGACAGCCTGA